The following is a genomic window from Adhaeribacter radiodurans.
TTTGGTGCGGGCAGAATTAGAAAGACTAGCTCAGGCTTCGCCGCTGTGGGATAAGCGCGTTTGTAAATTGCACGTAACCGAGTCTAAAGAAAAGACCTTAGAACTGCGGGCACTCGTAAGTGCCCGCGATTCTAGTTCAGCCTTTGAACTACGTTGCGAAATCCGGGAAAAACTGGTTTCTTTTATTCAAAAAAATTATCCCGACAGTTTACCTAAAACCCGCACCAATTCGCCGCTGGAAACAAATACTTTAACAAGTAGCGCCGCCAGTGAAGCTTAAGTAAATTCTTTATCTAAAGCCAACACGTAAGCCCGGTTATAATGTTTGGTTAAGTTATTCCAGTCAAACTCTACGGATGAGTTTTCAACTCTGTTGCGCAGCGATATTCTTTCCCGCTGGCTTAGGCGCACGTAATCAAATAAATAATTACTAAGTTGGGTTACCGCATCATCAAAACTTCTATTCCGACGCTTGATAACATAAGTACCGCGGGCAGTTTCTTCATCTACCTGGCGGTGAGCCAGGTAATCACCGAAGCCAGCCAAATCGCTGGTAACGGCCGGTACTCCGCGGGCAATACACTCTAGTGGCGTATAACCCCAAGGCTCATAATAACTCGGGAATATTCCTAAGTGGCAGCCCCGCACAAACTGTCCGTAATCTAAACCAAATAAAGGATTGGTAGCCGAAATAAAATCCGGATGGTAAACAATTTTCACCCGGTCGTGGGCATTATTAATTAAATGGGAGGAACGCAAAAAGCTTAAAATTTCGTCGGTTTGGTCGTGTACCAGGTTGTGCGTTACTACGCTCGGCAAAATGTGCGTTTTCCAGGATTGTAAGTTACGCCGATAACGCAGTTGCCAATAATCATCCACAAACTCGGCCATGTCAGGTAATTTCACGTCGTTATTGGAAGCCGCGTATTTAAATAGTCTATCCCCGATTTGCTTCTGAATGGTTTCGCAAGTTTCCCGAATTTCCTCCATCATAGCCCGTGATTGCAGCACGTGCGCGTTTATGGAATGGTAAGGTTGCTTGGTCACAAAAAACATTACCACTGTTTTTTTAATGCCTGCTTGTTGCATGCGGTAATTGAGCCGGGCTAAAGCTTCGAGGGTTACATCAAATCCTTTATTACGGTATTCGTATCTCCCCGAAGTAAAGAAATAAAGTGTTTGATCCAGATCGAACGGATAACTCTGGAAAAAATGCCCCATTACAAACTGGTGGATTTTTGCTTTAAATTGGGCGTGCAGGTTCTGAAACTCGTGGATAGCAGTAAACCGTTCAATATTTAAGCCATTGGGCAGCAATACATCCGGTATCCGGTCGAGCAAAAATATACACTCCCTGGCCGTAACCTGACTAACCGTGCTAAAAATATGCGAGCCGTGCGCTGCCGCTCGCTCAATACGTACGGCCGTTTCAATATTAAAATGCTGCGCTTCTTTTAACCAATTTACCGACGTAAGATTATCGTAAAACGATGGATCATTCATGGCCAGGTAGCGGCCCAGTAAAGTAGCGTGAGTAGTAAATACAATTTTAATTTTTGCTTGTTCCCGCCGCAATGCTGGTATAGCCGAGCCTACCATCCACTCGTGAAAGTGCGCGATAACGGGTCTTTCGGTAATTTCCGGAGTTATTAAAATACTCAGGAATATTTTTACTAAATGACCAAACGCTTCGGTCTGATTCAATAGGTCATCATTATCGGGCGTAGGAATATCATGATCGGCCCACAACCGGTACTTTATATCTCCCAACCGGTCATATACACTGTATGGATTTAGTAATACAATTAGGGGATTACCCGCCACGAGCCAATGCCCGTAATGTACCTCATACCCCATATTGCGCATCTTCAATACTGCTTGGCCAAAAGGTCGGCTGTAATCATCAGTCGGTTCAAACTCAGCCGCCGCCATTTTCGGGAAATACGGCCCGATCAGAAAATAACAATCGCCCCATTTTTCGATCATCGATTGTACTTTCGTCTGAATAACGGTATAAATACCGCCCACCTGGTTACAAACTTCCCAGGCAATTTCGGCTAATAACGCTTGTTTCAGCGCATCTTCGTTAAGTTTAGCAGGATAATTTAGGTCTAGCACAGGCAGGTGATTTAAGGTTAGTAAATATGCTGTTTAAATATAGATATTACTGCGATTAAATACGGTATTTCTACGGAAGATGAAACCACTTTGTAGTAATATTGACAAAAAAATCCCGGATTAAAGCTAAGCTACAGATTTACAGGAAGTAAATTTTAAAAATTATTTACTAATTAGGCTTTATTATTTAAAAAGGCCGAATAATTCCAGATTTATCTGGTTAACAATAAAGCCTAAATCTTCGGGGTTCTTCACAAAATCCAGGTGGTTCACATCAATAATAAGTAATTTACCTAAATCGTAGTGGTTAATCCAGTTTTCGTATTGCTCATTCAGGCTACGCAAATATTGTATACTGATATTGTTTTCGAAATCCCGGTTCCGTTTTTCAATTTGCTCAATCAACTTGGGCAAATCGGCTTTTAAATAAATTAGAAGATCGGGCGGCGTAACCATACTAATAAGCGAACGGAATAACTCAAAATAATTATCGTAATCGCGTTGGCTCATCATGCCAGACTCGTGGAGATTACGGGCAAAAATATAGGCATCTTCGTAAACGGTGCGGTCTTGCACCACGCTTTTTTCACTGTGTTTAATTTGCTGAACCTGCCGGAAGCGACTGTTCAGGAAGAAAACCTGCAAATGAAAAGCCCAGCGGGGCATATCGTCGTAAAAATCTTTTAAGTAAGGATTGCTATCCACTACTTCTTCAAAAAGAGCCCATTTATAATGATGCGCTAATTTCTGCGCCAGCGTGGTTTTACCAGCCCCAATATTTCCGACTATAGCAATATGCATGCGTTTAGTTGAAAGTTATAAGTTGAAAGTTATAAGTTGCCAGTAGATAGTAAATTTATTTTTGTTCACTATTTCAACTATACTATATAAAAAGTGAACCTACTTCTTTTTATTACTAAGATAATGCTGTTTACAACCTACTAAGCTGATATAATAAACTAAAAGGTTTATTATATCATGTAAATACAGTTTAGTTACTGGCTTCCATTTACTTTTTCTAATTTATAAAGTTGATTAATTTTTAAATTTCTTAATTAAATAAATCATTGTTCTGGAATATCTTTCAAAATTCCGTAATACTATATGTACAATAAATTAAAAATCTATGTCTTATCTTCCAATAACTTCTTTGCGCACCTTCAAAAATGAAAACCCTCATTTCCAGTTAAAATTTTAAATATTGGAGAAGCCGTTGAATGGCAAGAACTTTTATTGTTCCTTTCGTGATAAAGATATTAACAATGAATTTTGGACAGATTTAGCCTATTATGAATTAAATAATGAGCATAATTTATCAGTATTTGAGAGTAACATAGTATATAACATCAAAAGGAAGTTAGCAGGCGAACCAGATAAATGGAATGAGGAAACTGATCTATGCAATTCAAGTAATTTATAGTGCCTAAAGGTTGAACTGTAATTAGATAGCTATTTAATTTTGCTATAAATTAGCAGAACAAAATAGCTATCTTAAATTTTCAGAAATATTAATTGCTCGGACCAAAACCCCGGTTACTGGGATTAAAGTCACTTGGGCGACGTTCCCGATTACTCCGATCGCCCGGATTATTGGAATTATTGTTATTTGAGTTGCCGCTGCCATTGTACTGCCGAATGGTATAAGTAAACGAAAGCATAAAATACCGTTGCAGCGTTCGGGTTTCCACATCTTCAATATAAGTGGGCTGGATGTTGCGTTGGATGCTGTTGTTTTGTTTGAGTAAATCATACACCGACAGGCGTAAATCGCCGTTGCGTTTCGGGAAAAACTTTTTACCCACGCTCACATTCCATAAGCTGTAGTTTTGGTTGTAATTGGCACTTAAACCCGAGTAAATGCGCTGCGAAAAATCAGATTGTAAAACAAAACCTTTCCAGAAAATCCAGTTTAAACGAGCGCGGTTATTAAGGGTATAATAATTATTATTGCGGCCCACCGTTGCTGAGTTTTGCGTAAAATTCATGGTGCCGTTACTGGCCAAAGTAAAATCCAGGTTCTCGCTGATGTTGCTGCTTAAAGTTAAGCCCACCCCATACGTTTGCGTGTAAGAATAATTGAGCACCCCGTTTAAATAGCCCGGATTTTTGTTGTAGCCGGCGTTGGCATCTACGTTTATGTTAGTTTTAAGAGCTTTAACAGGGATGCCGTAGTTTACGAACCCGGTAAAGCTATACTGCCCGTTTACGTTGGTAGGCCGGGTAATTTGTTGATTCCGGATAAGCGGTACGCCAAAAATAACTTCGGTAGAATCGGCAATAATGGTTTCATTTACAATCGGGTTTTGATTGACTGAGGCATTAACGCCGATAAAAAAAGTACTGGCTTTTTCGAGGTTAGTAGCCGAGTACCGCACGTTCACAAAGTGCCGGTAAAACTGGTTCAGGTTAGGATTACCTACCGTAAACCGCAGCGAGTCGTTGCTTAGCGTAACCACATCCTGCAATTGCTCTACTGTAGGTGGGTTAGTGGTGCCCCGGTAAAACAGTCGAAAATTTTTCTGTTTGTTGATGTTATACTGCAAACGGGCATTAGGCACTACATTATTAAAACTCCGGGAAAAAGAGTTGGTAGTAGGAAACTCGCGCTTGTTGTTTAGTTCGGAATATTGATACGAGGTATTCACGTTAAAATTGATCTTGTTGTCTTGAGACCGGAAACGGTAACCTACGCCTAACCGGTGCTGCGGATTAAAATTTACAAAAGTATTGGAAAAGCGCGGATCAAACTCGTTATAGCCTTCTTCTTCGTCGATAAAATTATAAGCCCTCCTATCCGATTCGTTGCGCTGAAAGGTACCGGAGTAATTTAACTGCACCTGACTGAATTTACTTAAGGGCTCGGAGTATGAAAGCGAGGGCGTCAGACTCCAACCTTTTACTTCTTGGTCGTTGCGTTGGTTAATGGAAATAAATTCATCCGGGTTAAATTGCGCTGTTTCGGATTGGTTATAAGAATCTACGTCACGGTTATTAATAGCCGTACCTAAACCAATAGAAAGCGTGCGGCCCCGTTTAGCAAACCGGTGCTGAAAAGTAAATTCATTCGTAAAATTTAAGCCCAGCGAGTTTGACTTACTCTGTCCTAAAGTTTCGGTAACCTGCGCGGTATCCATGCTCCGAATGCGGTTAATACCAGATAAAGCATCGCGGCCCTGTAAACTCAATCGAGGACGCATAAAAATATTGTTAGCCGAATCCAGCTTAAACTCCAACCGGAAGTTTAACCGGTGATTATGATTTTGATTGGAAGAGTTATTTATCTCACTTTCCGAGTTATAAGGTAAGCGTTGGTTAACTACGTATTGTAAAAAAGATTTCTCGAAGGCATCGTTATCGGTGTAATTACCAAAGTAACTACCGCTGATCTCCAGCTTTTTGCCGAACTGACCCGAGTAGTTTAAGCCCGCCGAATGGGTTTTAGTAATCCCATTTAGCTGCGGTAAGGCAAAGTCGTTGCCACCACCAAAACCACCACCGCCCTGGCCGCCACCGCCACCTCTTCCACCCCGGCCACCTCCTCCACCGCCGCTGGAAACTCCAATTAAATCTTCGCCGGAAAAGTTTTGTTGGTTAATAGAATTGGATTGTCCCAGAATAGTTAAGCGCTGACCCGGTTTAAAAAAATTTAAACTACCGCCCACCTGGTAACGGGCATCGGTACCGGCACCGGCGTAAACCCGACCAAACTGCCCGGTTCGTCTATCGGCCCGAGTTACAATGTTTAAAGTTTTCACCCGGGTACCATCATCGAAACCCGAAACCTTAGCTTGCTCGCTTTGTTCTTCCAGAATCTGAATTTTATCAATTACTTCGGCGGGCAAATTATTTAAGGTAGCATTAACGTCATCACCGAAAAATTCTTTACCATCTACCAGCACGCGTTGCACGTTTTCGCCCTGAGCTTTCACCTGGCCATCCTGCACATTAATGCCGGGCATTTTCTGAATTAAATCCGAAGCACTGGCATCGGGATTGGTTTTAAAAGCGCGGGCATTTAGTTCGGTGGTATCTCCTTTTTGCACTGCCGTGGGGGTTTTGCCGATTACCTGCACTTCTCTTAACTGTCGGGTATCAGAAGTTAATGCAATAACGCCAACGTTTAACGGCGCGTTAGTTAAGGTAACCGGTCGTTGTGCGGTTTGGTAACTTAAAAATGAAATACGTAATTGGTACCTACCCGGAATTTGTTGAAAAGCAAATCGACCGGTAGCATCCGTTATAACCGCCGATTGCGAGGAATCGGGCAAGCGGATAAGCAACACAGTAGCGCCGGGCAATGCCGAATTATCTTTACTATCGGTTACGGTACCTTCCAGCAAAAAGGATTGACTTAAAACCGGCAGGGTAAATAAGAACAGCCAAAAAGTAAAAAGTATTTTCATAGCATCAGAAACAGAGCGTGAGTTCCTTGGATGCCTTTTAGCTGGTAAAGTTTAACTAGGTAGTCAAAAAAAGTAAAAATTTTAAAGTCCGAAGAGTATTTGACTTTTTAGAATTGCTTTTTAGCTACTATGGCACGGATTTACTTCCGTGCCATAGTAGCTAAAAAGCTTTCGTTTGCATAGCGGCGGCCGATGCTTTGTTCATAAATGAAGTTGTTTCATTGCTAGCTTCTTTGTTCTTTTTGTCTTGACACAAAGTAAGAGGGCCCCTACCCCCAGAACCAAAAAAGTCAAGGCGCTAAAAACTCGCTGAACGTTCGAACAGTTTAGCGTCAATGAGTGCACCTGGAACGGCTATTTGTTTCATAGCATACCGGAAGTTGTTTTCTGCACAGAGCTTTTAAAATTGGAAATCACTACTTACTAAAATGCTTAAAAAAAGCAGGCTACCCTGCTACTTGCCCACTAGAAAAAAAAATTTTACAACCAGAACTTCTTAAGTTTAATGTAGTTTTCTACTACTTCCGGTACCATGTAGGTAATAGATTTGCCCTGGTGTACGCAATCGCGAATAAAAGTAGCAGAAATATCCAGCAAGGGTGCCGGTACGGACTTTATTTTTGGATGATTTTTTAACGGCGAAGGAGGAGTGCCGGAACGCGGGTAAACGTAAATTTGAAAAAACTCCAGTATTTGTTCGTGGTTTTTCCACTTCGGGAACGAAGGCAGATTATCTTCGCCCATAATCAGCACAAATTCATAAGAAGGGTATTTTGCTTGCAGATAAGTAAGCGAATCAACCGTATAACTCGGCTTTGGCATTTTAAACTCGATATCGGATACTCCCAAGCGGGTATTCGTATCAATAGCCAGATTCACCATGTGCAACCGGTCAAACTCGTGCAGCAGCGAAGCACTTTTTTTAAATGGATTTTGTGGCGAAACTACTAACCAAACTGCACTTAAATCGGTATTATTGGCCATGTAATTTGCTAAAATTAAATGACCAATGTGGATGGGATTAAAAGAGCCGAACAACAGGCCTACTTTCATATCACAACATCTTCCACCCCAATAAACTGGTTTACTAAAGCTTCGGCTTTCCGGAAAGCTTCTTCCAGGTCATCATTTACAATAACCTTATCAAATTTATTTTCAAAACTCAGTTCGAACTTTGCTTTAAATACCCGGCTGGAAATACTGGAAGCCGAATCGGTTGCCCGGGCAACCAAACGCTGCGCCAATGCTTCAATAGAAGGAGGTTTAACAAAAACAGCCAGAGCGCGATCTTGGTAAAATTCTTTAATGTGCAAACCACCTTTTACATCTACATCCAGAATGGCATGTTTACCAGTACTCCAGATGCGTTCAATCTCAGATTTTAATGTACCGTAAAAAGCACCTTCGTATACTTCTTCCCACTCTACAAATTCGTTATTTTCAATTTTTTGCCGGAATTCTTCGGGAGTAATAAAGTAATAATCCTTGCCTTGCACTTCATTACGGCCACGTTTATCGCGCGTGCAAGCCGATATAGAAAAACCTAAGTGCGGATTTACTTTTAACAGATGTTTTACAATAGTGGTTTTACCAGCGCCGGAGGGAGCCGAAAAAATAATGATCTTACCTTGCATCCGAGGTTAAACAGTTTCATTTATGATGGTCTTGATAGAACCCATCAGATTTTGAGGCACAATTTTGCGCTTTATATTATCTTTTAAAAATAATTTTAACTGTTGATGCTTATCATGGGCCTTAAAACAATCCTGGCAGGTCTCCAGGTGATTAAAAAAATAATGACGGTCTTCAGCGGTAGCTTCGCCGTCAATAATTACATCTAATAATTCTACTACGCGTTCGCAGTCGGTTTTAGGGCCCTCTTCGGTAAGAGCATGTTGTAAAGTAAAGGTTGTATTCATGGGCGTTGAGTTGGGTGCTTGGTTGTTCATACGTTCAAGGTTATCCGGTTACAATAGGCTGTTTTCAGTGTAACAAAAAATCCAAATAAAAATTTACAATTTCATATAAATATTTACTTTTTTTTTATTCTTCCTCTTCCTCCCCGTGGTAACCCATTGAACGAGCGTATTTTTCAAGCTTTTCTTTCAGAAAGTTCCGGGCCCGGTGCAAACGAGAACGGACGGTACCAATTGGAATATCCAAAATTTTGGCCATTTCCTCGTAAGTAAACCCTTCCAGATCGCAAAGTATAATTACTGTCCGGAAATCTACGGGCAACGAATTTAAGGCGCTGGCTACTTCATCACCGATTAATTCCTGTACGCTCTGCGAACGCATATCCGAAGTAGTAGCAATTTCGCCATCGCCATCTAAACCTTCCGAATTATAATAGCCTTCTACTTCGCTATAATCAACTTTTGCCGGCTGTTTACTTTTTTTCCGGAAATCGTTAATAAACGAATTCTTGAGTATTCGGAACAGCCAGGCTTTGGCATTAGTTCCGGGCTCAAAGTAATCGAAAAACCGGTATGCCTTCAGATAGGTCTCTTGAACCAGGTCATTGGCATCGTCTTCGTCTAAGGTAAGTCTAAAAGCAAAATTATACAGCGGATCGATTATTGGCAGTAATTCCGCTTCGAACCGGGTATCCTTTTCTGCCTTAGTTAGCTGATTGCCTCTTTGCTCGCTCATTTAACTTAAATTGGATGTTAATAAACATTTTAAACCGCTAGGTTATACGTAAAATTACGATAATTAGCAGCATAGCGTTTTACTGGTATGTAACCAACTCGATTACAGTTACCTTAGAATTTTAAAATTAAAATTAGAAAAGCCTGCTGCCAACTATTGCTAACAGCAACACCTCTTAATGTCCGCATGTACGTAAAACCAACCAGAATGGCTACTTTTTTATTTAAGTTAATGCGGATAGTAGCCAACATCTTCGCGGCTTACCCGTACCGGCTGGTTTTTACTTTCTTTATTGGTAAAAAACAAACAATAGAAAAAAACAAAAGTATTCAGGCCAAGTTGTCTCTGAAAAAAGGATTCAACCAGCATAGCCGTGGCGATAATAATTAAAAAGGCGATACTCTCTTGGTTCTGTTGCCAATTAAATTTTATAACCGGATACAGAAAAGTATACAATAGTAAAATCAAGCCACCTACTCCCATGCTCACCAAAAAGTTCAGATATTGGTTGTGCAGCCCAATCTGATTTTCCTTTTTCAAACCAAAATCTTTTACGGCATACTGGCGGTCCAGTTCTACTTTTACATCGGCCGGCGCCACACCTAACAACCAGTTACGCCTCACTAAGGTTAAAGCAGTTTCCCAGGCTGCCAAACGTTGCGAAATAGAGTAATAATTAATATCCTGGTTGTGCAGATAACGTTCTACATCGCTCTGAGTATTAGCTACCCGCAACCGAACCGATTCTAAGGTAAAATAAGCCCCAACAGGAATTAAAATAATAGTAGCTAGTAAGGCACTGCCCAGCACATATTGTTTGTGATTACGAATAAAAATAAATACCTGTACCAGCATAGCTACATACATAGCCAGTAAGCCGGTACGAAACGCCATAATATGCAGCGAAACAAAAATGAGTACCAAGCAAACTGCAAGTATTTTTTTCTCAGTTTTACGCCAGAGTAGTACAGGCGATTGGTAGAGATGTAAGGTAAAAAATACGGCTAAGGCCATTAATACGCCAAAGTAAATGTGCGAAATACCATTAATACTTGTAGGGTTTTGGCTATGCGAAATCATGGCGTTAATTTGTTCCCGGTGCAGAAAATAATGAATCACTGTACCCACCGAAAGCAACATCACTAGAAATACAAAAAGAAATAATACTGCATAACGCTGCTTATTGCGCAAGCCAGGCAACATGCCCCAGGCGCAGGATATTACAAGAAAAGGCAGGTACTGAGTGATGTAATAACGCCACTGAGCCCAATTATCGGTATATAAAGTACTCAGCAAAAAAAGTCCGTAAAAGCCCAGCAGGAATAAAGCCGGTGTATTTTGTTTTAACCGTTTTAAACTTTGTTGCACCGGCATTTGCCACAATGCCCATACCAGCATAGCAATAGGAGCGATACTCAGTAAAGCCCGCGATAACAACAAACCAACTACAAATAAGCAGCTTAGCAAAAACAGGCCATTCTGTGCCCTAGCTTCTGAAAAGCGATTATTCTTTAAGTTGGCTAGTATATTTGGCATAAGAAAAATTTATTCAAAGGAGTATTTACTATAAAGCATTTATGCCCGTAAATTTTTTAATTCTGATTCTGTTAATAAAGTAAAGAAGCCATCCTAAGATAAACAACTTTCTACCTAGGCCATTGTTCTAATGTGGCAACCACCTGCGCTACGTTAATCTGCTGAATACACACGCAACTGCCAGGCGATTTCCGGCAATCGCTGCAATCTTTGGGTACTACCAGGTATTGTGCCCTTGGGCCTAACGGTGCCCAGCGTCCCGGATGCATGGGCTTAATAGGCGGATACAAACCTAGCGCATGGATACCCACACTGGCGGCCAGGTGCAAAGGTCCGGTACTGGCTCCTACTAAACCAGTACAAGCTTTCATAAAACTGATAAACTCCGATAACGAGAATTTACCGGTTACATCAGTAATGTAGTTTTGATTTTCGCGGAGCCAATCCTGCAACAACTCTCCTTCTGCTGCTGAGCCCGAAATAAAAACCTGCCAGCCTAATCCGTGAAGTTGCTGGGCCAAAGAAGCAAAATGCGGCAAACCCCACTCGCGGGCACTTCCTTTAGATTTGGGGTGCAAAATAATACGAGGTTTATCCCATTTTAAAAATTTCTGCCATTTTTCCGGCAGCGGATTAATTCTGGAAAAATCCAAATAACCAGTCACCTCGTCTAAAGAGGGTATTTCTTTTAAGCCCAAAGGCCGGAGTAAAGTAAAATTTAATTGGCTTTCGTGGTAAGGCGAATGGCGGCGACTGAGGTTAACTAAAACATTAACCGTAAACCAATGAAACCAACGGTTACGCGTACCAATGCGTTGTTTTATGCCCGCCTTTCGAGCTAGTTGCGCAATTTGTTTATTCGGGAAAACATGGATAATGCTGCTAATCTGCTGTTTTTTAAAAAATGCAACTTGTTCGGCTACCGATAAATTCTTTACGTCATCCCAATTTAAAAATTCGTCGATGTGTCGGCAGCAAGCTACTACGGGCGCCGTGTAGGTACGCCCCAGGAACAGCACCCGCGCACCGGGCACATGTTGCTTTATCCAGCCTGCCATAGGTAAAGTTAATACCACATCCCCAATCGCATCAATCCGGCTGATCAAAATAGTTTTGGCAGGAGCTTGCAAATGTTTCATCGGTTGGTCCAGTATAGTTTCGCGTATTTCACAAAAACTGCGTACCCCGATAGTACCGCTACACAGAATCCGGCAAAGCCATCGCGCCAGCCAAATTTTAAAAAATACATCTGAAAAAACTTAAACGGCGGCTTTACCAACATAGGCCATAAACCGGGACGTTTGTTTTTCAGCTTTAATTCCTGGCAAGCAATGGTGGTAAAATGATTAATTTGCTTCAGGTGATCTTCCAGGGTATGAAAAGAATAATGCAGCAAATCGCCTTTTAGTAAACCGGTTGGTTGGTTAGAGTGTATCTGGTATACTTCATGCAACAATAAACCTTCCCACTGACCTTGTTCCCGGTTATACAAACGTAACTTCTTATCGGGGTACCAGCCCCCGTGCCGGATCCAGGAGCCGCAGTAATTGGTTAACCGAACCAAGTAATAGCCGGCGAATTGCCAGTTTTGCTTAATGGCTAAAACTGAGTTTTCGAGTTCCGGAGTAACTACTTCATCGGCATCCAGAGAAAGAATATGCGGATACACAGCCTGGCTATTTGCAAAGTTTTTTTGCTCGACGTAACCGGTAAAAGCCCGCGAAACAAACCGCGTACCGTGCTGGGCGCAAATTTCGGCGGTATTATCCGTAGAGTACGAATCAACCACTACAATATCATCGGCTACATTTTTTACGCTCTCCAGGCAGCTCCCAATGTTGCGCTCTTCGTTAAACGTAATAATTACCACCGACAACTTTACAGGCATTTATCTAATATTTTATGGCTTGATTAAATCTTGCGCGAATATCGGATTTTCCGGAATAGAATTTTAAATTTTTATCTTTCTACCGAACAATCAACCGGATAGAAGCTGTTTGAAAAAGAAAAGAGCCGGACGAAAATCCGGCTCTTTAAAAATATATACTCGAAAGATAATCCGAGGAATTTATGTAATCCGCGAAAATATGTGTGATTTAGTAACGGTAATACTCTGGTTTAAACGGTCCTTGCTTTTCTAC
Proteins encoded in this region:
- a CDS encoding glycosyltransferase — encoded protein: MLDLNYPAKLNEDALKQALLAEIAWEVCNQVGGIYTVIQTKVQSMIEKWGDCYFLIGPYFPKMAAAEFEPTDDYSRPFGQAVLKMRNMGYEVHYGHWLVAGNPLIVLLNPYSVYDRLGDIKYRLWADHDIPTPDNDDLLNQTEAFGHLVKIFLSILITPEITERPVIAHFHEWMVGSAIPALRREQAKIKIVFTTHATLLGRYLAMNDPSFYDNLTSVNWLKEAQHFNIETAVRIERAAAHGSHIFSTVSQVTARECIFLLDRIPDVLLPNGLNIERFTAIHEFQNLHAQFKAKIHQFVMGHFFQSYPFDLDQTLYFFTSGRYEYRNKGFDVTLEALARLNYRMQQAGIKKTVVMFFVTKQPYHSINAHVLQSRAMMEEIRETCETIQKQIGDRLFKYAASNNDVKLPDMAEFVDDYWQLRYRRNLQSWKTHILPSVVTHNLVHDQTDEILSFLRSSHLINNAHDRVKIVYHPDFISATNPLFGLDYGQFVRGCHLGIFPSYYEPWGYTPLECIARGVPAVTSDLAGFGDYLAHRQVDEETARGTYVIKRRNRSFDDAVTQLSNYLFDYVRLSQRERISLRNRVENSSVEFDWNNLTKHYNRAYVLALDKEFT
- a CDS encoding deoxynucleoside kinase; the protein is MHIAIVGNIGAGKTTLAQKLAHHYKWALFEEVVDSNPYLKDFYDDMPRWAFHLQVFFLNSRFRQVQQIKHSEKSVVQDRTVYEDAYIFARNLHESGMMSQRDYDNYFELFRSLISMVTPPDLLIYLKADLPKLIEQIEKRNRDFENNISIQYLRSLNEQYENWINHYDLGKLLIIDVNHLDFVKNPEDLGFIVNQINLELFGLFK
- a CDS encoding TonB-dependent receptor, which codes for MKILFTFWLFLFTLPVLSQSFLLEGTVTDSKDNSALPGATVLLIRLPDSSQSAVITDATGRFAFQQIPGRYQLRISFLSYQTAQRPVTLTNAPLNVGVIALTSDTRQLREVQVIGKTPTAVQKGDTTELNARAFKTNPDASASDLIQKMPGINVQDGQVKAQGENVQRVLVDGKEFFGDDVNATLNNLPAEVIDKIQILEEQSEQAKVSGFDDGTRVKTLNIVTRADRRTGQFGRVYAGAGTDARYQVGGSLNFFKPGQRLTILGQSNSINQQNFSGEDLIGVSSGGGGGGRGGRGGGGGQGGGGFGGGNDFALPQLNGITKTHSAGLNYSGQFGKKLEISGSYFGNYTDNDAFEKSFLQYVVNQRLPYNSESEINNSSNQNHNHRLNFRLEFKLDSANNIFMRPRLSLQGRDALSGINRIRSMDTAQVTETLGQSKSNSLGLNFTNEFTFQHRFAKRGRTLSIGLGTAINNRDVDSYNQSETAQFNPDEFISINQRNDQEVKGWSLTPSLSYSEPLSKFSQVQLNYSGTFQRNESDRRAYNFIDEEEGYNEFDPRFSNTFVNFNPQHRLGVGYRFRSQDNKINFNVNTSYQYSELNNKREFPTTNSFSRSFNNVVPNARLQYNINKQKNFRLFYRGTTNPPTVEQLQDVVTLSNDSLRFTVGNPNLNQFYRHFVNVRYSATNLEKASTFFIGVNASVNQNPIVNETIIADSTEVIFGVPLIRNQQITRPTNVNGQYSFTGFVNYGIPVKALKTNINVDANAGYNKNPGYLNGVLNYSYTQTYGVGLTLSSNISENLDFTLASNGTMNFTQNSATVGRNNNYYTLNNRARLNWIFWKGFVLQSDFSQRIYSGLSANYNQNYSLWNVSVGKKFFPKRNGDLRLSVYDLLKQNNSIQRNIQPTYIEDVETRTLQRYFMLSFTYTIRQYNGSGNSNNNNSNNPGDRSNRERRPSDFNPSNRGFGPSN
- the nadD gene encoding nicotinate (nicotinamide) nucleotide adenylyltransferase encodes the protein MKVGLLFGSFNPIHIGHLILANYMANNTDLSAVWLVVSPQNPFKKSASLLHEFDRLHMVNLAIDTNTRLGVSDIEFKMPKPSYTVDSLTYLQAKYPSYEFVLIMGEDNLPSFPKWKNHEQILEFFQIYVYPRSGTPPSPLKNHPKIKSVPAPLLDISATFIRDCVHQGKSITYMVPEVVENYIKLKKFWL
- the gmk gene encoding guanylate kinase — encoded protein: MQGKIIIFSAPSGAGKTTIVKHLLKVNPHLGFSISACTRDKRGRNEVQGKDYYFITPEEFRQKIENNEFVEWEEVYEGAFYGTLKSEIERIWSTGKHAILDVDVKGGLHIKEFYQDRALAVFVKPPSIEALAQRLVARATDSASSISSRVFKAKFELSFENKFDKVIVNDDLEEAFRKAEALVNQFIGVEDVVI
- a CDS encoding zf-HC2 domain-containing protein, translated to MNNQAPNSTPMNTTFTLQHALTEEGPKTDCERVVELLDVIIDGEATAEDRHYFFNHLETCQDCFKAHDKHQQLKLFLKDNIKRKIVPQNLMGSIKTIINETV
- a CDS encoding sigma-70 family RNA polymerase sigma factor — encoded protein: MSEQRGNQLTKAEKDTRFEAELLPIIDPLYNFAFRLTLDEDDANDLVQETYLKAYRFFDYFEPGTNAKAWLFRILKNSFINDFRKKSKQPAKVDYSEVEGYYNSEGLDGDGEIATTSDMRSQSVQELIGDEVASALNSLPVDFRTVIILCDLEGFTYEEMAKILDIPIGTVRSRLHRARNFLKEKLEKYARSMGYHGEEEEE